A window of Lacibacter sediminis contains these coding sequences:
- a CDS encoding Gfo/Idh/MocA family protein codes for MQKEKKTGIGRRKFLNDTIKATAGTAVALSFPSIVPASVFGKNAPSNRINVAAIGTGRISRGHDMPGVWKHEYAQIMAVCDVDLKRANEGKQLVNEFYTKRDNKPYDGVKLYTDFRELLLNKDIDAVLISTPDHTHAMIGVAAARAGKHIYMQKPASLTIAEGRIISNVVQNSGVKFQIGSQQRSSDQFRYAAELVRNGRIGVLKTVYVGLPGDPPGGKKEEMPLPANFNYDMWLASTPEVYYTEDRVHPQNDYGRPGWLRCEQFGAGMITGWGAHHIDSAHWGMGMEASGPVEIWAQHVEFAKDGLWDVHGIFKTGAKYANGVTMMVSNEFPNGIKFEGTKGWIFVSRGDYQATSSDPNAGTVQAKKIDASDPKLLTSVIGENEFHFTVSKDHHGNWLEAIRDNKNTIAPVEEAHRACSACLLHHIAMKLKRKLYWDPVKEQFKNDAEANSMLSRPQRKGYEVK; via the coding sequence ATGCAAAAAGAAAAAAAAACAGGTATCGGAAGAAGAAAATTTCTAAACGATACCATTAAAGCAACAGCAGGCACAGCCGTTGCACTGAGTTTCCCATCCATCGTACCGGCAAGTGTATTTGGGAAAAATGCACCAAGCAATCGTATTAATGTTGCAGCCATCGGTACAGGACGTATCTCCCGTGGACATGATATGCCGGGGGTTTGGAAACATGAATATGCGCAGATCATGGCGGTTTGTGATGTTGATCTGAAACGTGCAAACGAGGGCAAGCAATTAGTAAATGAATTTTATACAAAGAGAGATAACAAACCCTATGATGGTGTAAAACTTTACACAGATTTCCGTGAGCTTTTATTGAATAAAGATATTGATGCAGTATTGATCAGTACACCCGATCATACACATGCCATGATTGGTGTAGCTGCAGCACGTGCAGGTAAACATATTTATATGCAGAAGCCTGCATCGTTAACCATTGCAGAAGGAAGGATTATCAGCAATGTGGTACAGAATAGTGGTGTGAAATTTCAAATAGGAAGTCAACAACGAAGCAGTGATCAATTCCGTTATGCAGCAGAGCTTGTTCGCAATGGGCGGATCGGTGTATTGAAAACAGTGTATGTTGGGTTACCCGGCGATCCTCCCGGTGGTAAAAAAGAAGAAATGCCGCTTCCTGCAAATTTCAATTACGACATGTGGCTTGCATCAACACCTGAAGTGTATTATACTGAAGACAGAGTTCATCCGCAGAATGATTATGGACGCCCCGGTTGGTTACGCTGCGAACAGTTTGGAGCAGGTATGATCACAGGTTGGGGTGCGCATCATATCGACAGTGCACATTGGGGCATGGGTATGGAAGCAAGTGGCCCTGTAGAAATATGGGCTCAACATGTTGAGTTTGCAAAAGATGGTTTGTGGGATGTGCACGGCATTTTTAAAACGGGCGCAAAATATGCGAACGGTGTTACAATGATGGTGAGTAATGAATTTCCCAACGGAATAAAATTTGAAGGAACGAAAGGATGGATCTTTGTTTCAAGAGGTGATTACCAGGCAACATCCAGCGATCCCAATGCAGGAACTGTGCAGGCGAAAAAAATTGATGCAAGTGATCCCAAACTACTCACATCTGTAATTGGTGAAAATGAATTTCATTTCACTGTCAGCAAAGATCACCATGGCAATTGGCTGGAAGCAATACGTGATAACAAGAACACAATTGCTCCTGTTGAAGAAGCACATCGTGCATGTTCTGCCTGTTTGCTGCATCACATCGCCATGAAATTGAAACGGAAATTGTATTGGGATCCTGTAAAAGAACAATTCAAAAACGATGCAGAAGCAAACAGCATGTTATCCCGCCCGCAACGTAAAGGTTATGAAGTAAAATAA
- a CDS encoding cupin domain-containing protein encodes MKRLLALFFFLPSLVFAQNDSVLSGAYSWKQPVVQKGKISSVVLLEGKVHDFEWMQFAANSIAGNTTIKQAVSANQEQLLIVRSGAVTIHFGDSSFLLTANSIAVLMPGEKYSLSNASTTTTDFFTMNYRSKKTADAQRGGTSFVKIWESIPFKGNNIGGGRRDFFEKPTVMQKRFEMHVTTLKEGLKSHEPHTHRAEEIILVIEGETEMQMGNNIIKTTAGGFYYAGSKVLHGIKNIGTKSSTYFAIQFE; translated from the coding sequence ATGAAACGATTACTTGCCCTCTTCTTCTTTCTTCCTTCGTTGGTATTTGCGCAGAACGATTCTGTATTGTCAGGTGCATACAGCTGGAAACAACCTGTTGTGCAAAAAGGAAAAATCAGTTCTGTTGTTTTACTGGAAGGCAAAGTGCATGACTTTGAATGGATGCAGTTTGCAGCAAACAGTATTGCAGGCAACACAACAATAAAGCAGGCTGTTTCTGCTAACCAAGAGCAGTTATTGATCGTAAGATCTGGTGCTGTAACAATTCATTTTGGCGACTCTTCCTTTCTATTAACAGCGAATAGCATAGCTGTCTTAATGCCAGGAGAAAAATACAGTTTATCAAATGCATCAACAACAACAACAGATTTCTTTACCATGAACTACCGCAGCAAAAAAACTGCTGATGCACAACGTGGCGGAACTTCCTTTGTGAAAATATGGGAAAGCATTCCTTTTAAAGGCAATAATATTGGAGGAGGTCGTCGTGATTTTTTTGAAAAACCTACTGTTATGCAGAAACGTTTTGAAATGCACGTAACCACTTTAAAAGAAGGTTTGAAAAGTCATGAACCTCATACGCATCGTGCAGAAGAAATTATCCTGGTCATTGAAGGTGAAACGGAGATGCAGATGGGGAATAACATAATAAAAACAACTGCCGGAGGATTTTATTATGCAGGCAGCAAGGTATTACACGGCATCAAAAACATCGGTACAAAATCAAGTACCTATTTCGCCATTCAATTTGAATAA